The nucleotide sequence GGGGTATCGGTCTGACGGTACTTCATGTAGAGCCTCATCTGGTGATCGGTAACGTGTCGGCCTAGCAAGCGAGTGATTCCTCTTGGCGGAAGAACCACTTGCATAACCAGCCGGCCGCGATCATCAGTCGGCGCGGCCCCCTGTGGACCGCGCCGGCGCCGGGACCGTAACTCCGGTCGGGCTACGCCCTCCCCTCGTCACGAGCCCGGCGAAGCTCTCTCATCCTGAACTGTCACCCTGATTGCCGCGCGACAATTACTCACGCGACAAGGGCGAGCATCCTCAGGGGCATCTGGCCCGCTATGCCGGCATCCTGCAGGCCGACGCGTAGGACGGGTACAACCAGCTCTGGCGGGACGCCAGCCTGGCCCGATCCGGGAGGTTGCATGCTGTTCGCACGGACGGCGCGCGTTCTATGCCATGGCGGACAGCGAAGAGAATGCCCGGCGCTAAGCCGCTGGCAAAAAGGAGATCCCGCTCTCGCCGATCGCGATCGAGGTCGTGAGGCGGATCGATGCGCTGTTCGAGATCGAACGCTCCATCAATGGCAAGAGTGTCGAGGAGCGCCTTCAGGTGCGGCAGACGCTGAGCCGTCCCTTGGTCGAGGAGCTTCAGGTCCAATGCAGGAGCGCGCCTCGGCGGCACGCGCAACGACACATCTTGAATGCGCCGACGAGTTATAGCGCCGGTACGTTCTGATCAATGGCCGAACACGATTGTAATACCGAGCTACTCCCTAAAAGCTGCGGACTCGACAGATCGTTGCACAAGCGCGAGTCGATAGTTAGCAGCGTCGAGCCGTCCAATTCATGCTTGCAGCGGCACGCCCAAAGCTTTTCGTAGAATGGTGAGGCGGCAAGCCGGATTTACGGTGCAGTTTCGCAATCCGTCTCTCGAGAAGAGGGGCTTCGTCATTTTCGTCGCGCCGATTTGCAGGTCTCCCGCTAAGCTTCGCTAATGAGCCACTCGCATATGCCCGCGGATAACCTCGTCCGCATCAATGGCCGCGTACTCTTCCTAACAGAAGATCCCGCGCTTGTTCTCGCGCAGCTAGATGGGAAATCGTTGAGCATAACCAGTGCCGGCAAATTGCGGGACAATATCTCGACCGATGAGATTACGCCGGTTACTGTGATGTTCTCCTTTGACGATAAGCTCGGACAATATCCCTACGTCGGCTTCGAAACCCGAGGCGAGCGACCGATCGGCGTTGATGACATACGCCGTGGAGGCTTTGCTGTAACGGTCGCGGGCCGGCGTTACGGAAAAGGCTCGTCGCGAGAATCGAGTCCTCTAGCCGAGCTTCACGCTGGCATACGTTTGGTCATCGCCGAGAGCTTCGAGCAAATCTACCAGCAAAACTGCGACAACCTCGGTATTCTCACGAGCACAAACTACTCGCTCATTGACAGCATAGAAGCGGGCGATCCGATTCCGATTGAGGAATTTCTTCAAGGGCGCGACGATCTAACCTGCCGCATAGTCCGGGCGGGTGGATTATTGCCCTACGCACGAGCACAGGTCTGGAAGCTACCTGTTGTTCAACAAGGGAATACAAACGCGGTTTCACCGAGAACACTGGTTGAGAAGATCCTTGAGCGCCACCTCCACCCGAAAACATGTCATCTTGAACCCGGCACCGGCATTTTCGTGAGTGCCGACTGGCGATTCAGCCACGACTACTTCACTGGAATGGCCGCACACTTCATGCACAGGGCCTTTGGTGAGCCGGCGCCGCTGTTTAACCCCGATCGCGTTGTCGCGTTTCACGACCATTTGGTTCTCGCGCATCAAAGTGTCACACATCAGCATGACGATTTGCTTGACGGTGTGGCCGAGCTGGAAGAGGGCCACCATCGATTTACGAGGCTATATCCTGTTCGATCCCATGAAGCTTTGCAGGACGGCACGGGTTCAGAAGGAATCTCTCACGCAATTATGGCGGAGCGGTATGCGCTGCCGGGACAAATCGTCGTCGGGACAGATTCCCATACCCCCCACTCCGGTGCCCTGGGATGTCTGGCTTTTGGCGTGGGCGCAACCGAGATGGCCAATAGCTGGGTTACCGGCTATGTGAGATGCAAAGTTCCCGAAACACTCCGTGTTGAGATCGATGGCTTACTTCCTCATGCGGTTACCGCAAAGGATATTGCACTCCATCTACTGCAGCAACCTGACATGCGCGCCGGAATGGGTATGGGTTGCGTCTTCGAATACTGTGGTTCCACGGTTCGATCGATGCCAGTGGACGAGCGCGCGACACTCACGAACATGGTCGCTGAGCTTGGAGGCTTCACGGGCATAGTCGCGCCGGACGAACAGACGGTAGCCTTCCTCCGGGACCGCCGCGAAATCGAGTTCCGTATCAAGCCATGGATGACCAGCGACGCTAATGCACGCTATCGCGCAAGGATTAGGGTTGAAGCAGGGGCGCTGTCCCCAATGATCGCTAGCCCGGGTGATCCTGGTAACGGAATTTCGGTTACACAACTGACCGCGCCAGTAAAGATCGACATTGCATATGGAGGATCTTGCACGGGGGGGAAGCGGAGCGACTTCGATGCATATCATGAAGTCCTTCGATGGGGTCTCGACCACGGCTTACGGGTCGCTGCCGAAACTACACTGTTCCTGCAGTTCGGCACTCTCGACGTCTATCAATATTGTGCGGACCGCGGTTTCCTCGAGACGTTTCGGCAGGTTGGCGCCGTCCTGCTCATGCCTGGCTGCGGTGCATGCGCTAATTGCGGGCCAGGCCAATCGGAAAATGCGGGGCAAGTGACCATAAGTGCCATTAACCGCAACTATCCAGGTCGATCAGGACCGGGCCAAGTCTGGCTGGCGAGCCCATACACAGTTGCAGCAAGCGCTATTCAAGGAAGGATCGCTCAATTCCAGTAGCGAGAACGCCACGAACGGCCATCTTCCGCATTTGGAACTACGCTCAGAGTGCGTGTCAATTGATTCAGGAGAACGTCATTATTTCGAAACTCGGGGATCAAACTCGTTCAAACATAGCTGAAAAGCCCTTGCATAGGCGTGCCACACATCTTATGCGGCAACGGGCGCAGTCGACCCGTTATGCGC is from Bradyrhizobium sp. ISRA430 and encodes:
- a CDS encoding aconitase family protein, yielding MPADNLVRINGRVLFLTEDPALVLAQLDGKSLSITSAGKLRDNISTDEITPVTVMFSFDDKLGQYPYVGFETRGERPIGVDDIRRGGFAVTVAGRRYGKGSSRESSPLAELHAGIRLVIAESFEQIYQQNCDNLGILTSTNYSLIDSIEAGDPIPIEEFLQGRDDLTCRIVRAGGLLPYARAQVWKLPVVQQGNTNAVSPRTLVEKILERHLHPKTCHLEPGTGIFVSADWRFSHDYFTGMAAHFMHRAFGEPAPLFNPDRVVAFHDHLVLAHQSVTHQHDDLLDGVAELEEGHHRFTRLYPVRSHEALQDGTGSEGISHAIMAERYALPGQIVVGTDSHTPHSGALGCLAFGVGATEMANSWVTGYVRCKVPETLRVEIDGLLPHAVTAKDIALHLLQQPDMRAGMGMGCVFEYCGSTVRSMPVDERATLTNMVAELGGFTGIVAPDEQTVAFLRDRREIEFRIKPWMTSDANARYRARIRVEAGALSPMIASPGDPGNGISVTQLTAPVKIDIAYGGSCTGGKRSDFDAYHEVLRWGLDHGLRVAAETTLFLQFGTLDVYQYCADRGFLETFRQVGAVLLMPGCGACANCGPGQSENAGQVTISAINRNYPGRSGPGQVWLASPYTVAASAIQGRIAQFQ